From a region of the Alnus glutinosa chromosome 1, dhAlnGlut1.1, whole genome shotgun sequence genome:
- the LOC133858377 gene encoding pathogenesis-related protein 1-like, giving the protein MHELNRARAEVGVPPLIWNVSLEAYARNNANKRVSDCKLVYFHGPYGECIAKSYGGGNSADAVRLWIAERVFYNHESNNCSSECRSYTQVVWRNTKYLGCATAQCYNGWTFVTCSFDPPGNQKGQSPY; this is encoded by the coding sequence ATGCACGAGCTCAATCGAGCTCGTGCTGAGGTTGGTGTTCCTCCATTAATTTGGAACGTCAGCCTTGAAGCATATGCCAGAAATAATGCAAATAAACGGGTCTCGGACTGCAAGTTGGTGTATTTCCATGGGCCTTATGGGGAGTGCATTGCTAAATCATATGGTGGGGGTAACAGCGCAGACGCTGTTAGGTTGTGGATCGCCGAGAGAGTTTTCTACAACCATGAATCAAATAATTGCAGTAGTGAGTGTCGGTCCTACACCCAGGTGGTTTGGCGAAACACCAAATATCTTGGGTGTGCCACGGCCCAGTGCTACAATGGTTGGACCTTTGTCACTTGCAGTTTTGATCCCCCCGGAAATCAGAAGGGCCAGAGTCCCTACTAG